ACTATCACAAGCTGCGGAAATTAGCTGTAAGTATAATCTTACATGTAAAGAAAACATACACAATAATAGTATTAAGTGATAGTGCCTGAAAATAAAGAGTTTCCACGTTGTGTTTAAAAAAGCATAATGCATACTTTGTGTTCATTTGACGGCAAAATGTGACAAAATTCGGCTGGCATCAAATTTGCATATATAGTGTATGGGGTTCAAAAAACTAATCCATCGGAAGGAGGACTATTTCATTTGCAGATTTCACGAAGAAGCTTTCTCAAATTATCCGGGGCGACCACATTATCAGTTATGCTGGCAGACTTGGGTTTCGACCTTTCACAGGCTTCTGCCCAGGTTCAGGGGTTCAAAATTAAGTCAGCCAAAGCAACTCCAACCATCTGCCCGTACTGCAGTGTGGGCTGCGGTATCCTGATTTACAACGAGAACGGTAAGCTGGTTAATACCGAAGGGGATCCGGATCACCCTATTAATCAGGGGTCACTCTGCAGCAAGGGAGCAGCCGTTTACCAGCTGCATGAAAATGAGAGAAGGCTCAAAAAGCCCCTTTATCGGGCTCCCGGAAGCGACAAATGGGAAGAAAAAGACTGGGAATGGATGATAGAAAAGATAGCTCGGAAAGCAAAAGAGACCAGGGATGCAACTTTTACAGTCAGGGATACAGTAACTGATTCCAAGACCGGACAAGCTCTTGACATAACTGTTAACCGGACTGAGGCGATAGGATGCCTGGGAGGCGCCGCTCTGGACAACGAAGAATGCTATCTGTTGCAAAAACTCATGAGGGGAATGGGCCTGGTATTTATTGAGCACCAGGCGCGTATCTGACACTCTTCCACGGTTGCCGGTCTGGCGCCATCATTTGGAAGAGGGGCAATGACTAATCACTGGATTGATTTAAAAAACACTGATCTCGCTCTGGTTATTGGGGCCAACCCTGCGGAAAACCACCCCATTTCCTTCAAGTGGCTAACCAAAGCCAAAGAGGACAGGGGTGCTAAAATTATCCATGTAGACCCGCGGTTTACCAGGACATCCGCCAAGGCTGATATCTATGCAAAGTTACGTTCAGGCACTGACATAGCCTTCATAGGCGGGATATTTAATTATCTCCTGCAAAATGGCCTCTATAATAAAGAGTATGTCCTGAATTACACTAATGCTCCGCTGCTCACTAATCCCGGTTATCAATTTGCAGACGGTCTCTTCAGCGGATATAACCCGGAAAAGCGGAGTTACACTGTTGATACCTGGAAATACCAGACTGATCCTGAAGGTAAACCCTTAAAGGATATGACTTTAGCCAATCCTTTCTGTGTGCTTAACCTGATGAAAAAGCACTATGAGCGGTACGATATTGACACAGTTTGCAAGGTAACCGGCACACCCAGTGATGTTTACAAAAAGGTTCTGGAAAGTGTTGCTGCCATGGCGGCCCAAGATAAGACCATGACGATTATGTACGCAATGGGAACCACCCAGCATACTGTGGGGTCACAAAATGTGCGCTCCTATGCCATGCTGCAGCTTCTTCTGGGTAATATCGGGCTGCCTGGCGGCGGGGTCAATGCCATGCGCGGTGAATCCAATGTCCAGGGTTCCACTGATATGGCATTACTGTTCCACATCCTGCCTGGATATATCGGGACACCTGCAGCCAAACCTGAGCATGCCACACTCCAGGCTTATAATGAAACAGAAACCCCCAAGACCGGTTACTGGTCCAATAAACCCAAGTTTATGGTAAGCATGCTTAAGGCCTTCTGGGGTAATGCTGCTATTAAAGAAAATGAATTTGGTTATCAATACCTGCCCAAACTGAATGCAACAAAAAACTACTCTCATATAGCGTTGTTTGAGGCTGCTGCCAAAGGTGATCTGAAGGGCTTATTTGCCTTTGGACAGAACCCGGTGGTGGGCGGACCCAATTCAGACCTGGAAGCCAAAGCCCTGGAGAACTTGGACTGGATGGTTGGGGTGGATCTCTGGGAGACTGAGACCGCAGCCTTCTGGAATCGTCCCGGGGCCAAACCGGCTGACATCAAAACTGAGGTGTTCCTCCTGCCGGCGTGTGCTTCCTATGAGAAGGAAGGTACTGTCTCCAACAGCGGGCGCTGGATCCAGTATCGCTGGAAGGGTGTTGAACCGGCGGGTGAATCAAAGGCTGACCTGGATATCATTAATGAATTGGGCAATGTCCTGAAAAAGCTTTATGCAGGTTCAACCAGGCCTGAAGATGCACCAATCCGTGACCTCCTTTGGGATTATGGCCAGGATATGTGTGATATAGACAAGGTATCCCGGGAAATTAACGGTTATAATACCACTACCGGAAAATTGGTTCCAGGGTTTGCCAAACTGATGGATGACGGTTCCACATGCTCCGGAAACTGGATTATGTCAGGAATGTATCCTGAAGAGGGTAAAAATCTAACCCAGAGAAGGGACAACAAGGACACATCAAAAATCGGGACATACCTGAACTGGTCCTTTTCCTGGCCTGCTAACAGGCGGATTATCTATAACAGGTGTTCTGCCGATTTGACCGGCAGGC
This Phosphitispora fastidiosa DNA region includes the following protein-coding sequences:
- the fdnG gene encoding formate dehydrogenase-N subunit alpha is translated as MQISRRSFLKLSGATTLSVMLADLGFDLSQASAQVQGFKIKSAKATPTICPYCSVGCGILIYNENGKLVNTEGDPDHPINQGSLCSKGAAVYQLHENERRLKKPLYRAPGSDKWEEKDWEWMIEKIARKAKETRDATFTVRDTVTDSKTGQALDITVNRTEAIGCLGGAALDNEECYLLQKLMRGMGLVFIEHQARIUHSSTVAGLAPSFGRGAMTNHWIDLKNTDLALVIGANPAENHPISFKWLTKAKEDRGAKIIHVDPRFTRTSAKADIYAKLRSGTDIAFIGGIFNYLLQNGLYNKEYVLNYTNAPLLTNPGYQFADGLFSGYNPEKRSYTVDTWKYQTDPEGKPLKDMTLANPFCVLNLMKKHYERYDIDTVCKVTGTPSDVYKKVLESVAAMAAQDKTMTIMYAMGTTQHTVGSQNVRSYAMLQLLLGNIGLPGGGVNAMRGESNVQGSTDMALLFHILPGYIGTPAAKPEHATLQAYNETETPKTGYWSNKPKFMVSMLKAFWGNAAIKENEFGYQYLPKLNATKNYSHIALFEAAAKGDLKGLFAFGQNPVVGGPNSDLEAKALENLDWMVGVDLWETETAAFWNRPGAKPADIKTEVFLLPACASYEKEGTVSNSGRWIQYRWKGVEPAGESKADLDIINELGNVLKKLYAGSTRPEDAPIRDLLWDYGQDMCDIDKVSREINGYNTTTGKLVPGFAKLMDDGSTCSGNWIMSGMYPEEGKNLTQRRDNKDTSKIGTYLNWSFSWPANRRIIYNRCSADLTGRPWAGDKAVIWWDSLQSKWVGEDVPDFNGTLAPASPGGCNPFIMKPEGLGGLSGVTGMKEGPFPEHYEPWDTPLEKNPFSGQLLNPVVKVWRPEEMGTPDKFPIVATTYRLSEHWQAGAMTRNVPWLAELFPDMFVEIGEDLAKEKGINNGDMVVVKSARGEIKCYAMVTKRFEAFDLGGRTVHQVGLPWHYGFKGIATGETANKLTPHIGDGNTMIPEYKAFLVDVRRAG